From one Amia ocellicauda isolate fAmiCal2 chromosome 17, fAmiCal2.hap1, whole genome shotgun sequence genomic stretch:
- the ywhah gene encoding 14-3-3 protein eta — translation MVDREQLVQRARLAEQAERYDDMASAMKLVTELNEPLSNEDRNLLSVAYKNVVGARRSSWRVISSIEQKTSADGNEKKLEMVRAYREKIEKELETVCSDVLSLLDKFLIKNCNDSQFESKVFYLKMKGDYYRYLAEVATGEKRAAVVESSEGSYKEAFEISKEHMQPTHPIRLGLALNFSVFYYEIQNAPEQACHLAKQAFDDAIAELDTLNEDSYKDSTLIMQLLRDNLTLWTSDQQDEEAGEANN, via the exons ATGGTGGACAGGGAGCAGCTTGTGCAGAGAGCCCGGCTGGCCGAGCAGGCGGAGCGCTACGACGACATGGCTTCCGCGATGAAACTG GTGACGGAGTTGAATGAGCCGCTGTCCAACGAGGACCGCAACCTGCTGTCGGTGGCCTACAAGAACGTGGTGGGGGCGCGGCGCTCGTCCTGGCGCGTCATCAGCAGCATCGAGCAGAAGACCTCGGCGGACGGCAACGAGAAGAAGCTGGAGATGGTGCGCGCGTACCGGGAGAAGATCGAGAAAGAGCTGGAGACGGTGTGCAGCGACGTCCTCTCCCTGCTGGACAAGTTCCTCATCAAGAACTGCAACGACTCGCAGTTCGAAAGCAAGGTGTTCTACCTGAAGATGAAGGGCGATTACTACCGGTACCTGGCGGAGGTGGCCACGGGGGAGAAGCGGGCGGCTGTGGTGGAGTCTTCCGAGGGCTCCTACAAGGAGGCCTTCGAGATCAGCAAGGAGCACATGCAGCCCACCCACCCCATCCGCCTGGGCCTGGCCCTCAACTTCTCCGTCTTCTACTACGAGATCCAGAACGCGCCTGAGCAGGCCTGCCACCTGGCCAAGCAAGCGTTCGACGACGCCATCGCCGAGCTGGACACTCTGAACGAGGACTCCTACAAGGACTCCACCCTCATCATGCAGCTGCTGCGAGATAATCTGACCCTGTGGACCAGCGACCAGCAGGATGAGGAGGCAGGCGAGGCCAACAactga